GCGACCCGTCGCCCGAGGAGTCCTTCATCCTGGCCCAGGCGCTCATCGACTCCGGAAGCGTCGACGTCCTCGAGCTGGGCGTCCCCTTCTCCGACCCGATCGCCGACGGCCCGGTCATCCAGGCGGCCGTGGACCGGGCGCTGAAGGCGGGCATGAACACGGACCTGGCGTTCGAGCTCTCGAAGAGGCTCGATAAAAAAGTGCCCGTCGTATATCTCACATACTATAACATCGTGCTACAGAGGGGCGTGGAGAAGTTCGCGGCCGACTGCAAGGACTCGGGCGTCGGCGGCCTCATCGTCGCCGACCTGCCCTTCGAGGAGAGCGGCCGGCTCCGTGATGCCTGCCGGGCGAACGGCGTCGACTACATCCACATCGTGACGCCGAACACTCCCCCGGCCCGCATGCGGATGATAATGGAGAACGCCTCGGGCTTCGTATACCTGGTCTCCAGCATGGGCGTCACCGGCGCCCGCCGTGACCTGGCAAAGGGGCTGGGCGCATCGGTCGCCCGCGCCGTCGAGTGCTCGAACGGCACGCCCGTCGCCGTCGGCTTCGGCATCTCGGGGCCGGAGCACGTGCGGGATATCATCGGCATGGGCGCCGATGGCGCCATCGTGGGGAGCGCCATCGTGGCCATGGTTGCGAGGGGGGCGGGCCCGGGCGAGACCCTGGGCTTTGTGAAACGGCTGAAGGAGGGCACGCTCGCCGGAATCCCGGTTTCTGCGGGGCAGGAAAAGATTAAATAACAACCTGAG
The Methanocella sp. genome window above contains:
- the trpA gene encoding tryptophan synthase subunit alpha; this translates as MTLGDPSPEESFILAQALIDSGSVDVLELGVPFSDPIADGPVIQAAVDRALKAGMNTDLAFELSKRLDKKVPVVYLTYYNIVLQRGVEKFAADCKDSGVGGLIVADLPFEESGRLRDACRANGVDYIHIVTPNTPPARMRMIMENASGFVYLVSSMGVTGARRDLAKGLGASVARAVECSNGTPVAVGFGISGPEHVRDIIGMGADGAIVGSAIVAMVARGAGPGETLGFVKRLKEGTLAGIPVSAGQEKIK